A DNA window from Chryseobacterium sp. MEBOG06 contains the following coding sequences:
- the hisA gene encoding 1-(5-phosphoribosyl)-5-[(5-phosphoribosylamino)methylideneamino]imidazole-4-carboxamide isomerase, translating to MKIIPAIDIIDGKCVRLSKGDYNTKKIYNENPVEVAKEFENFGIRFLHLVDLDGAKSKHIVNQNVLEDIARSTSLRIDFGGGLKTQEDIETAFNCGAKQITLGSIAVQNPEFCYEAIKKYGTEKIILGADFESRKIKTSGWLEDSDEDVVDFILQYKGKGIQTVIATDISKDGMLEGPSTGLYIEILYKTAVQLVASGGISGIKDVYKMKDIGCSGAIIGKAIYEGKISLQQLQNFIENA from the coding sequence ATGAAAATTATTCCAGCTATTGATATTATCGACGGGAAATGCGTCCGTCTGTCAAAAGGAGATTATAACACCAAGAAAATATACAATGAGAACCCGGTGGAAGTGGCCAAAGAATTTGAAAACTTCGGAATCCGGTTTCTTCATCTGGTAGATCTTGACGGAGCAAAATCAAAACACATTGTCAATCAGAATGTTTTGGAAGATATTGCCCGTTCCACTTCGCTTCGTATTGATTTTGGAGGCGGATTAAAAACTCAGGAGGATATAGAAACCGCTTTCAATTGCGGAGCGAAGCAGATTACCCTGGGAAGTATAGCGGTACAAAACCCGGAGTTCTGCTATGAAGCCATAAAGAAATATGGAACCGAAAAAATTATTTTGGGAGCAGATTTTGAAAGCAGAAAAATTAAAACTTCCGGATGGCTGGAAGACAGTGATGAAGATGTTGTGGATTTTATTCTTCAATATAAGGGAAAAGGTATTCAGACTGTTATCGCTACGGATATTTCAAAGGATGGAATGTTAGAAGGTCCTTCAACGGGCCTTTATATTGAGATTTTATATAAAACGGCTGTTCAGCTTGTGGCGAGCGGCGGGATTTCCGGGATCAAAGATGTCTATAAAATGAAAGATATCGGGTGTTCCGGGGCTATTATAGGAAAAGCTATTTATGAAGGTAAAATAAGCTTACAACAACTCCAAAACTTTATTGAAAATGCTTAA
- the hisF gene encoding imidazole glycerol phosphate synthase subunit HisF — protein MLKKRIIPCLDIKDGCTVKGINFEDLKNAGDPVELAKKYEQEGADELVFLDITATIENRKTFVELVKDIAEELSIPFTVGGGISSVEDVRKLLEAGADKISINSSAVRNPQLISELAKEFGSQCVVVAIDTKQVDMLDLVHIKGGREAANLTTVEWAKKAASLGAGEILLTSMDGDGTKKGFDLRITKLVSENISIPVIASGGAGAVDDFFKVFSETQATGALAASIFHFNEIRIPELKQELKTQKIEIR, from the coding sequence ATGCTTAAAAAAAGAATCATTCCCTGCCTGGATATTAAAGACGGATGTACGGTAAAGGGAATCAATTTTGAAGATCTTAAAAATGCAGGAGATCCCGTAGAACTGGCAAAGAAATATGAACAGGAGGGAGCCGATGAACTGGTCTTTCTGGATATTACGGCAACCATTGAGAACAGAAAGACATTTGTAGAGCTGGTGAAAGATATTGCGGAAGAACTGAGTATTCCGTTTACCGTAGGCGGAGGAATTTCTTCTGTGGAGGATGTAAGAAAGCTTTTGGAAGCAGGAGCCGATAAAATCAGCATTAATTCTTCTGCCGTAAGAAACCCTCAGTTGATTTCTGAATTAGCAAAAGAATTCGGAAGCCAGTGTGTGGTAGTGGCCATTGATACCAAACAGGTTGATATGTTGGATCTTGTCCACATTAAAGGCGGAAGGGAGGCTGCGAATCTGACTACCGTGGAATGGGCGAAAAAAGCAGCTTCTCTGGGCGCAGGTGAGATTCTCTTAACGTCTATGGATGGTGACGGAACAAAAAAAGGATTTGATCTGAGGATTACAAAACTGGTTTCAGAAAATATCAGTATTCCTGTAATTGCCTCAGGAGGAGCCGGAGCCGTTGATGATTTCTTTAAAGTATTCAGTGAAACACAGGCCACAGGTGCGCTGGCTGCAAGTATATTCCATTTTAATGAAATAAGGATACCGGAATTGAAACAAGAATTGAAAACTCAAAAAATAGAAATACGATGA
- the hisIE gene encoding bifunctional phosphoribosyl-AMP cyclohydrolase/phosphoribosyl-ATP diphosphatase HisIE: protein MNIDFNKDNGLVPVIIQDNRTLQVLMLGYMNEEAFEKTKKEGIVTFFSRSKKRLWTKGEESGNFLTVKSIDIDCDQDTVLIKAIPENVVCHTGSFSCFGGKKSKGFLYELEDKISQRIDHRAEGSYTYSLYQRGINKVAQKVGEEAVELVIEAKDNNEVLFKNEAADLMYHFLILLKAKGFALEDIESVLQDRNK, encoded by the coding sequence ATGAATATCGATTTTAATAAAGATAATGGCCTCGTTCCTGTTATTATTCAGGATAACAGAACTTTGCAGGTCCTGATGCTGGGCTATATGAATGAAGAAGCTTTTGAAAAAACGAAAAAGGAAGGAATTGTTACTTTCTTCAGCCGTTCAAAAAAAAGACTGTGGACGAAAGGAGAAGAGTCCGGTAATTTTTTAACGGTAAAAAGTATTGATATAGACTGTGATCAGGATACGGTTTTGATCAAAGCAATTCCTGAAAACGTGGTATGCCATACCGGAAGTTTCAGCTGCTTTGGGGGAAAAAAATCTAAGGGCTTTCTATATGAGCTGGAAGACAAAATCTCGCAGAGAATAGACCACAGGGCAGAAGGCTCTTATACCTATTCACTGTACCAGCGGGGCATTAATAAAGTGGCTCAAAAAGTGGGAGAGGAAGCTGTGGAACTGGTAATTGAAGCTAAAGATAATAATGAAGTCCTCTTTAAAAATGAAGCAGCAGATCTGATGTATCATTTTTTAATTTTATTAAAAGCTAAGGGATTTGCACTCGAAGACATAGAGAGCGTGCTTCAGGATAGGAATAAGTAA
- the hisH gene encoding imidazole glycerol phosphate synthase subunit HisH, protein MIAIIKYNGGNVNSVQNALNRLNVDSVITDDPEQILKADKVIFPGVGEASSTMKLLKEKKLDLLIPNLKQPVLGICLGMQLMCKGNEEGNTQGMGIFDIEVRKFPSRDIVPHMGWNTVSGNDFSLFSGIEKESDLYFVHSYYCELSDFTTSVCDYILPFSASLQKDNFYAVQFHPEKSGNTGSQIIRNFIHLS, encoded by the coding sequence ATGATCGCAATAATAAAATATAACGGCGGAAATGTAAACTCTGTTCAGAATGCGCTGAACAGGCTGAATGTGGATTCTGTAATTACAGATGATCCTGAGCAGATTTTAAAAGCCGATAAGGTTATTTTTCCCGGTGTAGGAGAGGCCTCTTCAACAATGAAACTATTGAAGGAAAAAAAGCTTGATCTGCTTATTCCAAATCTAAAACAGCCGGTTCTGGGAATATGTCTGGGGATGCAGCTGATGTGTAAAGGAAATGAAGAAGGAAATACGCAGGGAATGGGAATTTTTGATATTGAGGTCAGAAAGTTCCCATCCAGAGATATTGTACCTCATATGGGCTGGAATACCGTCTCTGGTAATGATTTTTCACTGTTTTCAGGAATTGAAAAGGAGAGTGATCTGTATTTCGTTCACAGTTACTATTGTGAACTGTCGGATTTTACAACTTCAGTCTGTGATTATATTTTGCCATTCAGTGCTTCTCTTCAGAAAGATAATTTCTATGCAGTACAGTTTCACCCTGAAAAATCGGGAAATACAGGCAGTCAGATCATCCGTAATTTTATACACTTATCATGA
- the hisB gene encoding bifunctional histidinol-phosphatase/imidazoleglycerol-phosphate dehydratase HisB produces the protein MKKVLFIDRDGTLIMEPPTDFQVDSLEKLEFYPGVFQNLAKIANELDYELVMVTNQDGLGTESFPFEDFNKPHQKMLEALGNEGIIFSDILIDKSFEYENLPTRKPGTGLLGKYIYGNYDLENSYVIGDRSTDVQLAENLGSKAIFLNENFNAKADLTTTSWAEIYWFLKSGMRKASVFRKTNETEIEIEVNLDGKGKSEISTGLHFFDHMLDQIARHGNMDLRIKVNGDLSVDEHHTIEDTGIVLGEAVIKALGKKKGIERYGFLLPMDDCLAQVAIDFGGRPWLVWDAPFKREKIGDMPTEMFFHFFKSFADSSKCNLNIKAEGDNEHHKIESVFKAFAKAVKMAVNQSDINYSLPSTKGSL, from the coding sequence ATGAAAAAAGTACTCTTTATAGACCGGGACGGAACATTGATAATGGAGCCTCCCACAGATTTTCAGGTAGATTCATTAGAAAAGCTTGAGTTTTATCCCGGAGTATTTCAAAACCTTGCAAAAATTGCCAATGAACTGGACTATGAACTGGTTATGGTCACCAATCAGGATGGTTTAGGAACTGAAAGTTTTCCCTTTGAAGATTTTAACAAACCTCATCAGAAAATGCTGGAAGCACTCGGAAATGAAGGTATTATTTTTAGTGATATTTTGATTGATAAAAGCTTTGAATATGAAAATCTTCCTACCAGAAAACCCGGAACAGGACTGCTTGGGAAATATATATATGGGAACTATGATCTTGAAAATTCGTATGTAATCGGAGATCGAAGTACGGATGTTCAACTCGCTGAAAATTTAGGATCTAAAGCTATTTTTCTAAATGAAAACTTTAATGCCAAAGCTGATCTTACCACAACCTCATGGGCGGAGATTTACTGGTTTTTGAAGAGCGGAATGAGAAAAGCCAGCGTATTCAGAAAGACCAATGAAACTGAAATAGAAATTGAAGTAAATCTCGATGGCAAAGGGAAATCTGAAATTTCAACAGGGCTGCATTTCTTTGACCATATGCTGGATCAGATTGCCAGACACGGAAATATGGATCTTCGAATTAAAGTAAACGGAGATTTGTCTGTAGATGAGCACCATACCATAGAAGATACGGGAATTGTCCTGGGAGAGGCTGTTATAAAGGCATTAGGTAAGAAAAAAGGAATCGAGAGATATGGTTTCTTACTTCCGATGGATGACTGCCTGGCTCAGGTCGCGATTGATTTTGGAGGAAGACCATGGCTGGTTTGGGATGCTCCTTTTAAAAGAGAAAAAATTGGAGATATGCCTACAGAAATGTTTTTCCACTTTTTTAAGTCTTTTGCAGACTCTTCAAAATGCAATCTGAATATAAAAGCAGAAGGGGATAATGAGCACCACAAAATAGAATCTGTCTTCAAAGCATTTGCAAAAGCCGTGAAAATGGCAGTGAACCAATCTGATATTAACTACAGTTTACCTTCTACAAAAGGAAGTTTATAA
- the hisC gene encoding histidinol-phosphate transaminase, with translation MKNNSIKTLVRQNILQLQPYISFRDHNEFGSPVFLDANESPFGECNRYPDSTQKKLKNRLAELKKLSPSQMAIGNGSDELIDLIIKIFCEPKKDSILMMNPSFAMYGFYATINENRVLKLDLNEDFEIIKEDFLSSIKEESIKVFFLCSPNNPTGNSVEDIEFYLQNFNGIVVVDEAYIEFSGKKSSLELLDKYPNLIVLQTFSKAWGIAGARVGMAYASEEIITLINTVKAPYNVNVLSQELILKSLSEEGRLTENVNKILEERTWLQEQFKGIECIEKVFPTDANFFLIAMKNIEQVYAEMLDKEILTSRRDPAIPGCIRINVGNRQENERLIDLLKNIQL, from the coding sequence ATGAAAAATAACAGTATCAAAACTTTAGTACGCCAAAATATATTACAATTACAGCCTTATATCAGCTTCAGGGATCATAATGAATTCGGCTCACCCGTATTTCTGGATGCCAATGAGAGTCCTTTTGGGGAATGTAACCGCTATCCGGATTCTACCCAGAAAAAACTTAAAAACCGTTTAGCAGAACTTAAAAAGTTATCTCCGTCACAGATGGCTATAGGAAACGGAAGCGATGAATTGATCGATTTGATTATAAAAATTTTCTGTGAGCCTAAAAAGGACTCTATTTTAATGATGAATCCCTCTTTTGCGATGTATGGTTTTTATGCCACCATTAATGAAAACAGAGTTTTAAAGCTTGATCTGAATGAGGATTTTGAAATAATAAAAGAAGACTTTTTAAGTAGTATAAAGGAAGAGTCTATCAAGGTTTTCTTCCTGTGCTCTCCCAATAATCCCACGGGAAACAGCGTAGAAGATATAGAATTTTACCTTCAGAATTTTAACGGAATAGTAGTGGTAGATGAAGCTTATATTGAGTTTTCCGGGAAAAAATCAAGTCTGGAGCTTCTTGATAAATACCCGAATCTGATCGTTTTGCAAACTTTCTCAAAAGCGTGGGGAATTGCAGGAGCAAGAGTAGGGATGGCGTATGCCTCTGAAGAGATTATTACTTTAATCAATACCGTAAAAGCTCCTTATAACGTTAATGTATTAAGTCAGGAGCTGATTTTAAAATCACTCAGCGAGGAAGGTAGGCTTACAGAAAATGTAAATAAAATTCTGGAAGAAAGAACGTGGCTTCAGGAGCAGTTTAAAGGAATTGAATGCATTGAAAAAGTATTTCCTACAGATGCCAACTTCTTTTTGATTGCGATGAAAAATATAGAGCAGGTATACGCGGAAATGCTCGATAAAGAGATTCTGACAAGCAGAAGAGATCCGGCGATTCCGGGATGTATCAGAATCAACGTGGGGAACCGACAGGAAAATGAAAGGCTAATTGATCTTTTAAAAAATATTCAGCTATGA
- the hisD gene encoding histidinol dehydrogenase, with protein sequence MNIYKYPKKEIWNDLVKRPVLKQEEISALIQEIFTEVGKNGDQALIDFNRQFDKAETPGIIVTAAEIDNAENQITADLKEAIQQAKENIAKFHESQRVEIRKIETTKGVVCWRENRAVEKVGIYIPGGTAPLFSTVLMLAVPANLAGCKEIILCTPPDKNGDVNPAILYAAKLCGVSRIFKTGGAQAVAAMTLGTESIPEVYKIFGPGNQFVVAAKEYAQRYGVAIDMPAGPSEVLVIADEQAVPEFCAADLLSQAEHGSDSQVVFITTDIKVFDETINAVDHQISGLPRSEMAKVALENSSFILVNSLEEALEFSNLYAPEHLILALKNFENYIPVIQNAGSVFLGNYSCESAGDYASGTNHTLPTNAYAKNYSGVSLDSFVKKITFQHLSKEGLQNLGKTIELMAEAEGLFAHKNAVSIRLKE encoded by the coding sequence ATGAATATCTATAAATATCCGAAAAAAGAGATTTGGAACGATCTTGTGAAACGTCCGGTTCTCAAACAGGAAGAAATTTCTGCCCTTATCCAGGAAATCTTTACAGAAGTTGGAAAAAATGGAGATCAGGCTTTGATTGATTTCAACAGGCAGTTTGATAAAGCCGAAACACCAGGCATTATAGTAACCGCGGCTGAAATTGACAATGCTGAGAATCAGATAACAGCTGATTTGAAAGAAGCTATTCAACAGGCAAAGGAGAATATCGCAAAGTTCCACGAATCACAAAGAGTAGAAATCCGGAAAATTGAAACCACAAAAGGAGTTGTTTGCTGGAGAGAGAACAGAGCTGTAGAGAAAGTAGGAATTTATATTCCGGGTGGAACAGCTCCTTTATTTTCTACGGTTTTAATGTTGGCTGTACCGGCTAACCTGGCGGGATGTAAAGAAATTATTCTCTGTACCCCACCTGATAAAAACGGAGATGTCAATCCTGCTATTTTATATGCCGCGAAGCTTTGCGGGGTTTCCCGAATTTTTAAAACGGGTGGGGCTCAGGCAGTAGCAGCAATGACTTTAGGAACGGAAAGCATTCCGGAAGTATATAAAATTTTTGGTCCCGGAAACCAGTTTGTAGTGGCTGCCAAAGAATATGCCCAGCGGTATGGAGTAGCCATTGATATGCCGGCAGGTCCAAGTGAAGTCCTTGTTATAGCAGATGAGCAGGCGGTTCCTGAATTCTGCGCAGCAGATCTTCTTTCACAGGCAGAACACGGAAGTGACAGCCAGGTTGTATTCATTACAACTGACATTAAAGTTTTTGATGAGACAATTAATGCTGTTGATCATCAGATCAGTGGTTTACCCAGAAGTGAAATGGCAAAAGTTGCATTAGAAAACAGTTCTTTTATTTTAGTTAATTCCCTGGAAGAAGCTCTTGAGTTCAGTAATCTTTATGCTCCGGAACATCTCATTCTGGCACTGAAAAACTTCGAAAATTATATTCCTGTGATTCAGAATGCAGGTTCTGTTTTCCTTGGGAATTATTCCTGTGAAAGTGCCGGGGACTATGCCAGCGGAACCAATCACACGCTTCCGACTAATGCATACGCAAAAAATTACAGCGGGGTATCTCTGGATAGCTTTGTTAAGAAAATAACCTTCCAGCATCTTTCCAAAGAGGGACTTCAAAATTTAGGAAAAACAATAGAGCTTATGGCGGAAGCAGAAGGCCTGTTTGCCCATAAAAATGCAGTATCAATAAGATTAAAAGAATAA
- a CDS encoding T9SS type A sorting domain-containing protein, translated as MKKIYLGAFTLCTILGSAQEILWQKDLKSSTQDFLSQVTTTIDGQYLISGSSIQSNKLQASGSKHNNGYDFRLVKLNQNGEEVWEKYFSGTNHDYLSATVATQEGGFVVTGTSHSGKGLDKKEDSKGNSDIWLIRINEFGDEIWQKTLGTAADEEARAVIQTTDLGFVVAGNVQNSSKGYGSKDVLIIRLDKDGKELSQLIWGGKGLDEVEKMIPTKDGGALLGIYSRSSAVQGKTSPIKDAQNTSDTRHLTIVQKQSDNFGEGDYTVLKIDRNGKIEWEKNFGGKGDDHIRTLALTSTGYIIGGESRSEISGNKTVGIEEGTDLWLIFLNERGEEQSQKSYNFGNRDLLMGMSVIQSQDSRARNQDLTKGLLIGGYTQSEGRIEENDETFWILYLDHNGNEQWRKYVKGESRQKEERLSDLKLNRDGSIILAGTSATELGKENWKIVKLGDKQVDQLMEKFDIKIYPNPVSDYAYIEIGFDFKEADIMLYDMSGRQLQSLKTKNKVTKINTQALVQGAYLVTIKTDNNKTANAKLIKK; from the coding sequence ATGAAAAAAATCTATCTTGGTGCATTTACCTTATGTACCATTCTGGGATCAGCCCAGGAAATTTTATGGCAGAAGGATCTGAAATCTTCAACACAGGACTTTCTGAGCCAGGTGACTACTACCATTGATGGTCAGTATCTGATCAGCGGAAGTTCTATTCAAAGCAATAAGCTTCAGGCTTCAGGCAGCAAACACAATAACGGTTACGATTTTAGATTAGTCAAATTAAATCAGAATGGAGAAGAGGTGTGGGAGAAATATTTCTCCGGAACCAATCATGATTATCTGTCTGCAACAGTCGCTACGCAGGAAGGAGGATTCGTTGTCACAGGGACTTCGCATTCAGGAAAAGGTCTTGACAAAAAAGAAGATTCTAAAGGAAATTCAGACATTTGGTTAATCAGAATCAATGAATTTGGAGACGAGATTTGGCAAAAAACATTAGGTACTGCTGCTGACGAAGAAGCCAGAGCGGTTATTCAAACCACGGACTTAGGATTCGTAGTCGCCGGAAATGTTCAGAATTCTTCCAAAGGCTACGGTTCTAAAGATGTCCTGATCATCAGGCTGGACAAAGACGGAAAAGAACTGTCCCAGTTAATCTGGGGCGGAAAAGGACTTGATGAAGTTGAAAAAATGATTCCAACGAAAGACGGCGGAGCCTTACTCGGAATTTATTCCAGAAGTTCAGCGGTACAAGGTAAGACATCTCCCATAAAAGATGCCCAAAATACATCCGACACCCGACACCTGACTATTGTACAAAAACAAAGCGACAATTTCGGTGAAGGAGATTATACGGTTCTTAAAATCGACAGGAACGGAAAAATTGAGTGGGAAAAAAACTTCGGTGGCAAAGGTGATGATCACATCAGAACGCTTGCTTTAACTTCCACAGGATACATTATCGGAGGTGAATCCAGATCGGAAATATCAGGAAATAAAACGGTAGGCATTGAAGAGGGTACTGACCTGTGGTTGATTTTTTTAAACGAGAGAGGAGAAGAACAGTCACAGAAATCTTACAATTTTGGGAACCGTGATCTCTTAATGGGAATGAGTGTCATTCAGAGTCAAGATTCAAGAGCCAGGAACCAGGACCTAACCAAAGGTTTGCTTATAGGGGGGTATACTCAGTCTGAAGGAAGAATAGAAGAAAATGACGAGACTTTCTGGATTTTATACCTTGATCATAATGGGAATGAACAATGGAGAAAGTATGTAAAAGGAGAATCCAGACAGAAAGAAGAGAGACTTTCAGATCTGAAACTGAACAGAGACGGCTCTATTATTCTGGCAGGTACCAGTGCCACAGAACTGGGCAAAGAAAACTGGAAGATTGTGAAGCTGGGAGACAAACAGGTTGATCAGTTAATGGAGAAATTTGATATCAAGATCTATCCGAATCCGGTATCAGATTATGCTTACATAGAAATTGGCTTTGATTTTAAAGAGGCTGATATTATGCTGTATGATATGAGCGGAAGGCAGCTTCAGAGTTTGAAGACAAAGAATAAAGTAACCAAGATTAATACGCAGGCTCTTGTTCAGGGTGCTTATCTGGTGACGATAAAAACGGATAATAATAAAACGGCGAATGCTAAATTGATTAAGAAATAA